In Drosophila willistoni isolate 14030-0811.24 chromosome XR unlocalized genomic scaffold, UCI_dwil_1.1 Seg8, whole genome shotgun sequence, a single genomic region encodes these proteins:
- the LOC6645723 gene encoding endothelial zinc finger protein induced by tumor necrosis factor alpha isoform X4, with protein sequence MAINFSASFAACIAAGLKVPRQIMYCITQDTGQPYVLYKDSQEAERNPAAAAAAAQWGSEMYPNIQQQAQQHLSAQQQQQQQQQNAAQVAAQAAAAAAAAANQPQSPPGGTEPRDNVGSGDGRQQQQQQQVSPSSSPYPSVQQQQRANGASDEDAMNQLANQQQQQSVNQNSNETQQHATSNAAGGETGGGNPHPPGGDPSNGQQQFQTPDYYAHSRHAGPQGGLMAPPGFPPLHYLNKSGLPGMEQNGAAESSTYTLPPELLPGQQNGAPSNTNAGNANETPPTNGPTPSQTGGRTGNGPGRPHKNKPHSDLRLFKCLTCGKDFKQKSTLLQHDRIHTDARPFPCSECGKRFRQQSHLTQHLRIHANEKPFTCPYCSRSFRQRAILNQHIRIHSDVSPHLIFKNGPHPTLWPSDVPFPGDEPDTKGDIAGGGGGYHDDDSQGTPDGSGGMHYPSYFKDGKGQKILPEVLQHIGARPANMPLYVRCPICDKEFKQKTTLLQHGCIHIESRPYPCPECGKRFRQQSHLTQHLRIHTNEKPFGCMYCPRFFRQRTILNQHLRIHTGEKPYKCGQCGKDFRQKAILDQHTRTHQGDRPFCCPMPNCRRRFATENEVTKHIDNHMNPNTTKVRRQQQQQHGQQVQQQQQQQQQQQQQQQQQQNNNNTVSHLMNDAKSHLAAQQFLTNNNNNPSSVDNKSNILPVRSLAAANAAAAAVVQQSVVKNELYFPQCYGPPFQHTFQQQPQQQQQPSVAHANGGGPTPPVTVTVANSVAPGGGVVVQQNPATSVVAQ encoded by the exons ccgcagccgcagcagcGGCGCAATGGGGCAGCGAAATGTATCCCAATATACAGCAGCAGGCCCAACAGCATCTCAGTgcccagcagcaacagcagcagcagcaacagaatgCAGCGCAGGTCGCTGCTCAGGCAGCGGCAgccgctgcagcagcagcgaaTCAGCCGCAAAGCCCGCCCGGTGGAACAGAGCCAAGGGACAATGTTGGCAGCGGCGATGGacgccagcagcagcagcaacaacaggtGTCCCCCTCATCCAGTCCATATCCGTCggtgcagcagcaacagcgaGCCAATGGGGCAAGCGACGAGGATGCCATGAATCAG CTTGccaaccagcagcaacagcaatccGTAAATCAAAATAGCAACGAAACACAACAACATGCAACCAGTAACGCTGCAGGCGGCGAAACGGGCGGCGGCAATCCACATCCGCCGGGCGGCGATCCCAGCAATGGGCAGCAGCAATTCCAAACGCCCGACTACTATGCCCACTCACGTCATGCAGGACCGCAGGGCGGCCTGATGGCGCCGCCTGGTTTCCCGCCCTTGCACTATCTCAATAAATCTGGTCTACCCGGCATGGAGCAGAATGGAGCAGCCGAATCGTCGACATATACATTGCCGCCCGAATTGCTGCCGGGCCAACAGAATGGTGCACCCAGCAATACGAATGCCGGCAATGCAAACGAAACGCCACCAACAAATGGTCCGACGCCATCTCAGACTGGCGGTCGAACTGGCAATGGCCCGGGACGTCCGCACAAGAATAAGCCCCACAGTGATTTGCGTCTATTCAAGTGCCTTACCTGCGGCAAGGACTTCAAGCAGAAGAGCACGCTACTGCAACACGATCGCATACACACAGATGCCCGGCCATTTCCCTGCTCCGAGTGTGGCAAACGTTTCCGTCAGCAATCGCATTTGACGCAACATTTACGCATCCATGCCAACGAAAAGCCCTTCACCTGCCCGTACTGTTCGCGCAGCTTTCGACAGCGAGCCATACTCAATCAGCATATACGCATCCATTCGG ATGTGTCACCGCATCTCATTTTCAAGAATGGTCCACATCCGACGCTGTGGCCCTCGGATGTACCATTTCCGGGCGATGAACCAGACACGAAAGGCGATATCGCTGGCGGTGGAGGAGGCTACCATGATGATGACTCGCAGGGTACACCGGATGGTAGCGGTGGCATGCATTATCCCTCATACTTCAAGGATGGCAAGG GTCAAAAGATTCTACCGGAGGTGCTTCAACATATTGGCGCTAGGCCAGCGAATATGCCACTCTATGTACGGTGCCCAATTTGTGATAAGGAGTTCAAACAAAAGACCACTCTGCTGCAGCACGGTTGCATCCACATCGAATCACGACCATATCCGTGTCCCGAGTGCGGTAAACGTTTCCGTCAGCAATCGCATTTAACTCAACACTTGcgtatacatacaaatgaaAAGCCATTCGGTTGTATGTACTGTCCGCGTTTCTTCCGCCAGAGAACTATACTGAATCAG CACTTGCGCATTCATACAGGGGAAAAGCCTTATAAATGCGGCCAGTGTGGCAAGGATTTCAGACAGAAGGCCATCTTGGATCAGCATACGCGTACCCACCAG ggAGATCGACCCTTCTGCTGTCCCATGCCCAATTGTCGACGACGATTTGCCACTGAGAATGAGGTGACAAAACATATTGATAATCATATGAATCCCAATACCACCAAAGTGCGAcgtcagcaacagcagcaacatggCCAGCAggtgcaacagcagcagcagcagcaacagcagcagcagcaacaacagcaacaacaacagaataaCAATAATACTGTAAGCCATCTAATGAACGATGCCAAAAGCCATTTGGCAGCACAACAATTCCTcacgaacaacaacaataatccATCGTCGGTGGACAACAAATCCAATATATTGCCAGTGAGAAGTTTAGCAGCAGCAAATGCGGCAGCCGCCGCTGTTGTCCAGCAGTCGGTGGTCAAGAATGAGCTATACTTCCCACAATGCTATGGACCACCATTTCAGCATACCTTCcagcagcagccgcaacagcaacagcagccaagTGTGGCGCATGCAAATGGCGGTGGGCCGACGCCACCAGTAACGGTAACGGTGGCAAATTCTGTGGCGCCCGGCGGTGGTGTGGTGGTGCAACAGAATCCAGCCACATCAGTAGTGGCTCAGTGA
- the LOC6645723 gene encoding zinc finger protein 250 isoform X2, protein MAINFSASFAACIAAGLKVPRQIMYCITQDTGQPYVLYKDSQEAERNPAAAAAAAQWGSEMYPNIQQQAQQHLSAQQQQQQQQQNAAQVAAQAAAAAAAAANQPQSPPGGTEPRDNVGSGDGRQQQQQQQVSPSSSPYPSVQQQQRANGASDEDAMNQLANQQQQQSVNQNSNETQQHATSNAAGGETGGGNPHPPGGDPSNGQQQFQTPDYYAHSRHAGPQGGLMAPPGFPPLHYLNKSGLPGMEQNGAAESSTYTLPPELLPGQQNGAPSNTNAGNANETPPTNGPTPSQTGGRTGNGPGRPHKNKPHSDLRLFKCLTCGKDFKQKSTLLQHDRIHTDARPFPCSECGKRFRQQSHLTQHLRIHANEKPFTCPYCSRSFRQRAILNQHIRIHSGEKPFACPECGKHFRQKAILNQHVRTHQDVSPHLIFKNGPHPTLWPSDVPFPGDEPDTKGDIAGGGGGYHDDDSQGTPDGSGGMHYPSYFKDGKGQKILPEVLQHIGARPANMPLYVRCPICDKEFKQKTTLLQHGCIHIESRPYPCPECGKRFRQQSHLTQHLRIHTNEKPFGCMYCPRFFRQRTILNQHLRIHTGEKPYKCGQCGKDFRQKAILDQHTRTHQGDRPFCCPMPNCRRRFATENEVTKHIDNHMNPNTTKVRRQQQQQHGQQVQQQQQQQQQQQQQQQQQQNNNNTVSHLMNDAKSHLAAQQFLTNNNNNPSSVDNKSNILPVRSLAAANAAAAAVVQQSVVKNELYFPQCYGPPFQHTFQQQPQQQQQPSVAHANGGGPTPPVTVTVANSVAPGGGVVVQQNPATSVVAQ, encoded by the exons ccgcagccgcagcagcGGCGCAATGGGGCAGCGAAATGTATCCCAATATACAGCAGCAGGCCCAACAGCATCTCAGTgcccagcagcaacagcagcagcagcaacagaatgCAGCGCAGGTCGCTGCTCAGGCAGCGGCAgccgctgcagcagcagcgaaTCAGCCGCAAAGCCCGCCCGGTGGAACAGAGCCAAGGGACAATGTTGGCAGCGGCGATGGacgccagcagcagcagcaacaacaggtGTCCCCCTCATCCAGTCCATATCCGTCggtgcagcagcaacagcgaGCCAATGGGGCAAGCGACGAGGATGCCATGAATCAG CTTGccaaccagcagcaacagcaatccGTAAATCAAAATAGCAACGAAACACAACAACATGCAACCAGTAACGCTGCAGGCGGCGAAACGGGCGGCGGCAATCCACATCCGCCGGGCGGCGATCCCAGCAATGGGCAGCAGCAATTCCAAACGCCCGACTACTATGCCCACTCACGTCATGCAGGACCGCAGGGCGGCCTGATGGCGCCGCCTGGTTTCCCGCCCTTGCACTATCTCAATAAATCTGGTCTACCCGGCATGGAGCAGAATGGAGCAGCCGAATCGTCGACATATACATTGCCGCCCGAATTGCTGCCGGGCCAACAGAATGGTGCACCCAGCAATACGAATGCCGGCAATGCAAACGAAACGCCACCAACAAATGGTCCGACGCCATCTCAGACTGGCGGTCGAACTGGCAATGGCCCGGGACGTCCGCACAAGAATAAGCCCCACAGTGATTTGCGTCTATTCAAGTGCCTTACCTGCGGCAAGGACTTCAAGCAGAAGAGCACGCTACTGCAACACGATCGCATACACACAGATGCCCGGCCATTTCCCTGCTCCGAGTGTGGCAAACGTTTCCGTCAGCAATCGCATTTGACGCAACATTTACGCATCCATGCCAACGAAAAGCCCTTCACCTGCCCGTACTGTTCGCGCAGCTTTCGACAGCGAGCCATACTCAATCAGCATATACGCATCCATTCGGGTGAGAAGCCCTTCGCCTGCCCCGAGTGCGGCAAGCACTTTCGCCAGAAGGCCATCCTCAATCAGCATGTGCGCACCCACCAAG ATGTGTCACCGCATCTCATTTTCAAGAATGGTCCACATCCGACGCTGTGGCCCTCGGATGTACCATTTCCGGGCGATGAACCAGACACGAAAGGCGATATCGCTGGCGGTGGAGGAGGCTACCATGATGATGACTCGCAGGGTACACCGGATGGTAGCGGTGGCATGCATTATCCCTCATACTTCAAGGATGGCAAGG GTCAAAAGATTCTACCGGAGGTGCTTCAACATATTGGCGCTAGGCCAGCGAATATGCCACTCTATGTACGGTGCCCAATTTGTGATAAGGAGTTCAAACAAAAGACCACTCTGCTGCAGCACGGTTGCATCCACATCGAATCACGACCATATCCGTGTCCCGAGTGCGGTAAACGTTTCCGTCAGCAATCGCATTTAACTCAACACTTGcgtatacatacaaatgaaAAGCCATTCGGTTGTATGTACTGTCCGCGTTTCTTCCGCCAGAGAACTATACTGAATCAG CACTTGCGCATTCATACAGGGGAAAAGCCTTATAAATGCGGCCAGTGTGGCAAGGATTTCAGACAGAAGGCCATCTTGGATCAGCATACGCGTACCCACCAG ggAGATCGACCCTTCTGCTGTCCCATGCCCAATTGTCGACGACGATTTGCCACTGAGAATGAGGTGACAAAACATATTGATAATCATATGAATCCCAATACCACCAAAGTGCGAcgtcagcaacagcagcaacatggCCAGCAggtgcaacagcagcagcagcagcaacagcagcagcagcaacaacagcaacaacaacagaataaCAATAATACTGTAAGCCATCTAATGAACGATGCCAAAAGCCATTTGGCAGCACAACAATTCCTcacgaacaacaacaataatccATCGTCGGTGGACAACAAATCCAATATATTGCCAGTGAGAAGTTTAGCAGCAGCAAATGCGGCAGCCGCCGCTGTTGTCCAGCAGTCGGTGGTCAAGAATGAGCTATACTTCCCACAATGCTATGGACCACCATTTCAGCATACCTTCcagcagcagccgcaacagcaacagcagccaagTGTGGCGCATGCAAATGGCGGTGGGCCGACGCCACCAGTAACGGTAACGGTGGCAAATTCTGTGGCGCCCGGCGGTGGTGTGGTGGTGCAACAGAATCCAGCCACATCAGTAGTGGCTCAGTGA
- the LOC6645723 gene encoding zinc finger protein 250 isoform X1, whose product MAINFSASFAACIAAGLKVPRQIMYCITQDTGQPYVLYKDSQEAERNPAAAAAAAQWGSEMYPNIQQQAQQHLSAQQQQQQQQQNAAQVAAQAAAAAAAAANQPQSPPGGTEPRDNVGSGDGRQQQQQQQVSPSSSPYPSVQQQQRANGASDEDAMNQLANQQQQQSVNQNSNETQQHATSNAAGGETGGGNPHPPGGDPSNGQQQFQTPDYYAHSRHAGPQGGLMAPPGFPPLHYLNKSGLPGMEQNGAAESSTYTLPPELLPGQQNGAPSNTNAGNANETPPTNGPTPSQTGGRTGNGPGRPHKNKPHSDLRLFKCLTCGKDFKQKSTLLQHDRIHTDARPFPCSECGKRFRQQSHLTQHLRIHANEKPFTCPYCSRSFRQRAILNQHIRIHSGEKPFACPECGKHFRQKAILNQHVRTHQDVSPHLIFKNGPHPTLWPSDVPFPGDEPDTKGDIAGGGGGYHDDDSQGTPDGSGGMHYPSYFKDGKGQKILPEVLQHIGARPANMPLYVRCPICDKEFKQKTTLLQHGCIHIESRPYPCPECGKRFRQQSHLTQHLRIHTNEKPFGCMYCPRFFRQRTILNQHLRIHTGEKPYKCGQCGKDFRQKAILDQHTRTHQVGDRPFCCPMPNCRRRFATENEVTKHIDNHMNPNTTKVRRQQQQQHGQQVQQQQQQQQQQQQQQQQQQNNNNTVSHLMNDAKSHLAAQQFLTNNNNNPSSVDNKSNILPVRSLAAANAAAAAVVQQSVVKNELYFPQCYGPPFQHTFQQQPQQQQQPSVAHANGGGPTPPVTVTVANSVAPGGGVVVQQNPATSVVAQ is encoded by the exons ccgcagccgcagcagcGGCGCAATGGGGCAGCGAAATGTATCCCAATATACAGCAGCAGGCCCAACAGCATCTCAGTgcccagcagcaacagcagcagcagcaacagaatgCAGCGCAGGTCGCTGCTCAGGCAGCGGCAgccgctgcagcagcagcgaaTCAGCCGCAAAGCCCGCCCGGTGGAACAGAGCCAAGGGACAATGTTGGCAGCGGCGATGGacgccagcagcagcagcaacaacaggtGTCCCCCTCATCCAGTCCATATCCGTCggtgcagcagcaacagcgaGCCAATGGGGCAAGCGACGAGGATGCCATGAATCAG CTTGccaaccagcagcaacagcaatccGTAAATCAAAATAGCAACGAAACACAACAACATGCAACCAGTAACGCTGCAGGCGGCGAAACGGGCGGCGGCAATCCACATCCGCCGGGCGGCGATCCCAGCAATGGGCAGCAGCAATTCCAAACGCCCGACTACTATGCCCACTCACGTCATGCAGGACCGCAGGGCGGCCTGATGGCGCCGCCTGGTTTCCCGCCCTTGCACTATCTCAATAAATCTGGTCTACCCGGCATGGAGCAGAATGGAGCAGCCGAATCGTCGACATATACATTGCCGCCCGAATTGCTGCCGGGCCAACAGAATGGTGCACCCAGCAATACGAATGCCGGCAATGCAAACGAAACGCCACCAACAAATGGTCCGACGCCATCTCAGACTGGCGGTCGAACTGGCAATGGCCCGGGACGTCCGCACAAGAATAAGCCCCACAGTGATTTGCGTCTATTCAAGTGCCTTACCTGCGGCAAGGACTTCAAGCAGAAGAGCACGCTACTGCAACACGATCGCATACACACAGATGCCCGGCCATTTCCCTGCTCCGAGTGTGGCAAACGTTTCCGTCAGCAATCGCATTTGACGCAACATTTACGCATCCATGCCAACGAAAAGCCCTTCACCTGCCCGTACTGTTCGCGCAGCTTTCGACAGCGAGCCATACTCAATCAGCATATACGCATCCATTCGGGTGAGAAGCCCTTCGCCTGCCCCGAGTGCGGCAAGCACTTTCGCCAGAAGGCCATCCTCAATCAGCATGTGCGCACCCACCAAG ATGTGTCACCGCATCTCATTTTCAAGAATGGTCCACATCCGACGCTGTGGCCCTCGGATGTACCATTTCCGGGCGATGAACCAGACACGAAAGGCGATATCGCTGGCGGTGGAGGAGGCTACCATGATGATGACTCGCAGGGTACACCGGATGGTAGCGGTGGCATGCATTATCCCTCATACTTCAAGGATGGCAAGG GTCAAAAGATTCTACCGGAGGTGCTTCAACATATTGGCGCTAGGCCAGCGAATATGCCACTCTATGTACGGTGCCCAATTTGTGATAAGGAGTTCAAACAAAAGACCACTCTGCTGCAGCACGGTTGCATCCACATCGAATCACGACCATATCCGTGTCCCGAGTGCGGTAAACGTTTCCGTCAGCAATCGCATTTAACTCAACACTTGcgtatacatacaaatgaaAAGCCATTCGGTTGTATGTACTGTCCGCGTTTCTTCCGCCAGAGAACTATACTGAATCAG CACTTGCGCATTCATACAGGGGAAAAGCCTTATAAATGCGGCCAGTGTGGCAAGGATTTCAGACAGAAGGCCATCTTGGATCAGCATACGCGTACCCACCAGGTA ggAGATCGACCCTTCTGCTGTCCCATGCCCAATTGTCGACGACGATTTGCCACTGAGAATGAGGTGACAAAACATATTGATAATCATATGAATCCCAATACCACCAAAGTGCGAcgtcagcaacagcagcaacatggCCAGCAggtgcaacagcagcagcagcagcaacagcagcagcagcaacaacagcaacaacaacagaataaCAATAATACTGTAAGCCATCTAATGAACGATGCCAAAAGCCATTTGGCAGCACAACAATTCCTcacgaacaacaacaataatccATCGTCGGTGGACAACAAATCCAATATATTGCCAGTGAGAAGTTTAGCAGCAGCAAATGCGGCAGCCGCCGCTGTTGTCCAGCAGTCGGTGGTCAAGAATGAGCTATACTTCCCACAATGCTATGGACCACCATTTCAGCATACCTTCcagcagcagccgcaacagcaacagcagccaagTGTGGCGCATGCAAATGGCGGTGGGCCGACGCCACCAGTAACGGTAACGGTGGCAAATTCTGTGGCGCCCGGCGGTGGTGTGGTGGTGCAACAGAATCCAGCCACATCAGTAGTGGCTCAGTGA
- the LOC6645723 gene encoding endothelial zinc finger protein induced by tumor necrosis factor alpha isoform X3 gives MAINFSASFAACIAAGLKVPRQIMYCITQDTGQPYVLYKDSQEAERNPAAAAAAAQWGSEMYPNIQQQAQQHLSAQQQQQQQQQNAAQVAAQAAAAAAAAANQPQSPPGGTEPRDNVGSGDGRQQQQQQQVSPSSSPYPSVQQQQRANGASDEDAMNQLANQQQQQSVNQNSNETQQHATSNAAGGETGGGNPHPPGGDPSNGQQQFQTPDYYAHSRHAGPQGGLMAPPGFPPLHYLNKSGLPGMEQNGAAESSTYTLPPELLPGQQNGAPSNTNAGNANETPPTNGPTPSQTGGRTGNGPGRPHKNKPHSDLRLFKCLTCGKDFKQKSTLLQHDRIHTDARPFPCSECGKRFRQQSHLTQHLRIHANEKPFTCPYCSRSFRQRAILNQHIRIHSDVSPHLIFKNGPHPTLWPSDVPFPGDEPDTKGDIAGGGGGYHDDDSQGTPDGSGGMHYPSYFKDGKGQKILPEVLQHIGARPANMPLYVRCPICDKEFKQKTTLLQHGCIHIESRPYPCPECGKRFRQQSHLTQHLRIHTNEKPFGCMYCPRFFRQRTILNQHLRIHTGEKPYKCGQCGKDFRQKAILDQHTRTHQVGDRPFCCPMPNCRRRFATENEVTKHIDNHMNPNTTKVRRQQQQQHGQQVQQQQQQQQQQQQQQQQQQNNNNTVSHLMNDAKSHLAAQQFLTNNNNNPSSVDNKSNILPVRSLAAANAAAAAVVQQSVVKNELYFPQCYGPPFQHTFQQQPQQQQQPSVAHANGGGPTPPVTVTVANSVAPGGGVVVQQNPATSVVAQ, from the exons ccgcagccgcagcagcGGCGCAATGGGGCAGCGAAATGTATCCCAATATACAGCAGCAGGCCCAACAGCATCTCAGTgcccagcagcaacagcagcagcagcaacagaatgCAGCGCAGGTCGCTGCTCAGGCAGCGGCAgccgctgcagcagcagcgaaTCAGCCGCAAAGCCCGCCCGGTGGAACAGAGCCAAGGGACAATGTTGGCAGCGGCGATGGacgccagcagcagcagcaacaacaggtGTCCCCCTCATCCAGTCCATATCCGTCggtgcagcagcaacagcgaGCCAATGGGGCAAGCGACGAGGATGCCATGAATCAG CTTGccaaccagcagcaacagcaatccGTAAATCAAAATAGCAACGAAACACAACAACATGCAACCAGTAACGCTGCAGGCGGCGAAACGGGCGGCGGCAATCCACATCCGCCGGGCGGCGATCCCAGCAATGGGCAGCAGCAATTCCAAACGCCCGACTACTATGCCCACTCACGTCATGCAGGACCGCAGGGCGGCCTGATGGCGCCGCCTGGTTTCCCGCCCTTGCACTATCTCAATAAATCTGGTCTACCCGGCATGGAGCAGAATGGAGCAGCCGAATCGTCGACATATACATTGCCGCCCGAATTGCTGCCGGGCCAACAGAATGGTGCACCCAGCAATACGAATGCCGGCAATGCAAACGAAACGCCACCAACAAATGGTCCGACGCCATCTCAGACTGGCGGTCGAACTGGCAATGGCCCGGGACGTCCGCACAAGAATAAGCCCCACAGTGATTTGCGTCTATTCAAGTGCCTTACCTGCGGCAAGGACTTCAAGCAGAAGAGCACGCTACTGCAACACGATCGCATACACACAGATGCCCGGCCATTTCCCTGCTCCGAGTGTGGCAAACGTTTCCGTCAGCAATCGCATTTGACGCAACATTTACGCATCCATGCCAACGAAAAGCCCTTCACCTGCCCGTACTGTTCGCGCAGCTTTCGACAGCGAGCCATACTCAATCAGCATATACGCATCCATTCGG ATGTGTCACCGCATCTCATTTTCAAGAATGGTCCACATCCGACGCTGTGGCCCTCGGATGTACCATTTCCGGGCGATGAACCAGACACGAAAGGCGATATCGCTGGCGGTGGAGGAGGCTACCATGATGATGACTCGCAGGGTACACCGGATGGTAGCGGTGGCATGCATTATCCCTCATACTTCAAGGATGGCAAGG GTCAAAAGATTCTACCGGAGGTGCTTCAACATATTGGCGCTAGGCCAGCGAATATGCCACTCTATGTACGGTGCCCAATTTGTGATAAGGAGTTCAAACAAAAGACCACTCTGCTGCAGCACGGTTGCATCCACATCGAATCACGACCATATCCGTGTCCCGAGTGCGGTAAACGTTTCCGTCAGCAATCGCATTTAACTCAACACTTGcgtatacatacaaatgaaAAGCCATTCGGTTGTATGTACTGTCCGCGTTTCTTCCGCCAGAGAACTATACTGAATCAG CACTTGCGCATTCATACAGGGGAAAAGCCTTATAAATGCGGCCAGTGTGGCAAGGATTTCAGACAGAAGGCCATCTTGGATCAGCATACGCGTACCCACCAGGTA ggAGATCGACCCTTCTGCTGTCCCATGCCCAATTGTCGACGACGATTTGCCACTGAGAATGAGGTGACAAAACATATTGATAATCATATGAATCCCAATACCACCAAAGTGCGAcgtcagcaacagcagcaacatggCCAGCAggtgcaacagcagcagcagcagcaacagcagcagcagcaacaacagcaacaacaacagaataaCAATAATACTGTAAGCCATCTAATGAACGATGCCAAAAGCCATTTGGCAGCACAACAATTCCTcacgaacaacaacaataatccATCGTCGGTGGACAACAAATCCAATATATTGCCAGTGAGAAGTTTAGCAGCAGCAAATGCGGCAGCCGCCGCTGTTGTCCAGCAGTCGGTGGTCAAGAATGAGCTATACTTCCCACAATGCTATGGACCACCATTTCAGCATACCTTCcagcagcagccgcaacagcaacagcagccaagTGTGGCGCATGCAAATGGCGGTGGGCCGACGCCACCAGTAACGGTAACGGTGGCAAATTCTGTGGCGCCCGGCGGTGGTGTGGTGGTGCAACAGAATCCAGCCACATCAGTAGTGGCTCAGTGA